A region of Vitis vinifera cultivar Pinot Noir 40024 chromosome 15, ASM3070453v1 DNA encodes the following proteins:
- the LOC104881761 gene encoding retrovirus-related Pol polyprotein from transposon TNT 1-94 gives MFRKDQHSSPKAPQTFKKELPLFPEAMMQGRRKEDHGVIIAADQVTPKKHVGKYTGSPLTGSQTRRRRHEHLWQILKGKKEVPMILLSLAKNKWIGCKRCLAKDHPLTPLSQPDPLLREDLASGMMIGNAKESKGLYWFRAAGKQDSQAHHVSFSDPRLNLSLDSNKESTIMLLHYRLGHPNFMYLSKMFPALFKNKNPKLFQCEICQFSKHCRNSYPSQNYKPSKPFSIIHSDIWGPSRVHNISGARWFVSFVDDHTRVTWVFLMKEKSEVGSIFKFFHSMIQTQFQAKIQVFRTDNAREYFNVILGNYLLENGIIHQSSCIDTPQQNGIAERKNRHLLEVARSIRFTTHVPKQFWGEAVLNATYLINRMPSRVLKFDTPCQTLSKNFPLNRIITDIPLKVFGCSAYVHLPPHQRSKHDPKSIKCIFIGYSSYQKGYKCYCPSTRKTYNTMDVTFLENVPFYTKTHIQGENPVNQQAEYQFWDVPVPDFGVPEPNFSSEPSMAPDGPPSESHQIQGDKESIGKELQVYSRRQKNPKPVDLHPELPPVPCQTDDPKSNPTGVIQGNIDSPVITDDIDSMDDLNRPVAHRKGVRSCTQHPISKFVSYEKLSPNLRALITNLESIALPNCIQEALQHPEWRKAVNEEIQALQKNDTWKIMKLPQGKRPVGCKWVFNVKYKADGRIDRYKARLVAKGFTQTYGIDFQETFAPVAKLNTIRVLLSLAANLDWNLHQLDVKNAFLNGDLEEEVYMEIPSGLKLSSSNDLVCKLQKSLYGLKQSPRAWFERFTKVIKGEEFSQGQSDHTLFIKRSPGGKITVLIVYVDDIIVTGNDEEEISRLKTVLSKEFEIKDLGTLRYFLGMEVARSSKGIFVSQRKYTLDLLKETGMLGCKPSNTPMDPFNKIGSKEDMVAVDKGRYQRLVGRLIYLSHTRPDISFAVSMVSQFMNNPTEEHQEAVYRILRYLKMTPGKGLFFKRVASRDVEIFSDADWAGSLTDRRYTSGYCTYVWGNLVTWRSKKQSVVARSSAEAVVRAMAHGICEGIWLKRLLEELQLAPHGPMKLMCDNQAAISIAKNPVHHDRTKHVEIDRHFIKEKIEQKIIEVDYIPTRQQIADIMTKAVPRTQFDILLSKLGMINIHCPGGVWNSGFMDDCRMKLEDITGCN, from the exons ATGTTCAGGAAGGATCAGCACTCATCTCCCAAGGCTCCACAAACATTCAAGAAGGAACTGCCCTTGTTTCCCGAGGCTATGATGCAAGGCAGAAGAAAGGAAGACCATGGTGTGATCATTGCCGCAGACCAGGTCACACCAAAGAAACATGTTGGAAAATACACGGGAAGCCCACTGACTGGAAGTCAAACAAGGAGAAGGAGGCACGAGCATTTGTGGCAGATCctgaagggaaagaaagaagTACCAATGATTCTGCTCTCTTTAGCAAAGAACAAGTGGATTGGCTGCAAAAGATGTTTAGCCAAGGATCATCCACTAACCCCGTTATCTCAACCGGATCCGCTGCTCAGAGAG GATTTGGCTTCGGGGATGATGATTGGCAATGCTAAGGAAAGCAAAGGACTCTACTGGTTTAGGGCAGCTGGAAAACAAGACTCTCAAGCACATCATGTATCTTTCTCTGATCCTAGGTTAAACCTGTCTTTAGATTCAAATAAAGAAAGTACCATCATGTTACTGCATTATCGCCTAGGACACCCAAATTTTATGTACTTATCAAAGATGTTTCCAGcactatttaaaaacaaaaatcccaAACTTTTCCAATGTGAGATTTGCCAATTTTCTAAGCATTGTCGTAACTCTTATCCATCCCAAAATTACAAACCatcaaaacctttttccatTATTCATAGCGACATTTGGGGACCCTCTCGTGTTCACAATATCTCTGGGGCTAGATGGTTTGTTAGCTTTGTTGATGACCATACTCGAGTTACGTGGGTATTTCTCATGAAGGAAAAATCAGAGGTAGGTTCTAtcttcaaattctttcattCCATGATTCAAACACAATTTCAAGCTAAGATCCAAGTGTTTAGAACAGACAATGCCAGGGAGTACTTCAATGTTATACTCGGAAATTATCTTCTAGAAAATGGGATTATTCACCAAAGTTCCTGCATTGATACCCCACAACAGAATGGGATAGCCGAGAGAAAAAATCGACACCTTCTAGAGGTAGCCCGATCTATTAGGTTTACCACTCATGTCCCAAAACAATTCTGGGGAGAGGCTGTTTTAAATGCTACATACCTAATAAATAGGATGCCTTCTAGAGTCTTGAAATTTGATACTCCATGCCAAACCCTTTCCAAAAACTTTCCTCTAAATCGGATTATAACTGATATACCTCTCAAGGTCTTTGGATGTTCTGCATATGTTCATCTCCCTCCTCATCAACGAAGTAAACATGATCCCAAGTCTATCAAGTGTATCTTTATCGGTTATTCCTCTTATCAAAAGGGGTATAAGTGCTATTGTCCTTCCACTCGGAAAACCTATAACACTATGGATGTGACCTTTCTTGAGAATGTACCTTTTTACACCAAAACTCATATTCAGGGGGAGAATCCAGTCAATCAGCAAGCAGAATATCAGTTTTGGGATGTGCCCGTGCCTGACTTTGGGGTGCCAGAACCTAATTTTTCCAGTGAACCATCTATGGCACCGGATGGACCACCATCAGAGTCACATCAGATTCAAGGAGACAAGGAGTCCATTGGCAAAGAACTTCAAGTTTACTCAAGGCGTCAGAAGAACCCTAAACCGGTGGACCTACATCCTGAGCTTCCTCCTGTGCCTTGTCAAACTGATGACCCGAAATCAAATCCCACCGGAGTCATTCAAGGTAATATTGATTCTCCTGTTATTACTGATGACATTGACTCTATGGATGATCTCAATAGGCCCGTGGCCCATAGAAAGGGAGTAAGATCTTGTACTCAGCATCCCATCTCAAAATTTGTGTCCTATGAGAAGCTATCTCCTAATCTTCGAGCTCTCATCACAAATCTGGAGAGTATTGCTCTCCCAAACTGCATACAAGAGGCCTTACAGCATCCTGAGTGGAGAAAGGCAGTGAATGAAGAAATACAAGCACTGCAGAAGAATGACACTTGGAAGATTATGAAATTACCACAAGGAAAACGCCCTGTGGGTTGTAAGTGGGTCTTCAATGTCAAATACAAGGCAGATGGGAGGATAGACCGGTACAAGGCAAGGTTGGTGGCCAAAGGATTTACACAAACCTATGGGATTGAttttcaagaaacttttgcACCAGTTGCAAAGTTAAATACAATCCGAGTCTTGCTATCCTTGGCAGCCAACCTTGATTGGAATTTGCATCAACTAGACGTCAAAAACGCATTTCTCAATGGCGATCTTGAAGAAGAAGTCTACATGGAGATTCCTTCAGGCCTAAAACTCTCCAGTAGCAATGACCTAGTCTGCAAACTTCAGAAATCACTCTATGGGCTTAAGCAATCCCCAAGAGCTTGGTTTGAGAGGTTTACTAAGGTGATTAAAGGAGAGGAATTTTCACAAGGGCAATCTGATCACACTCTTTTCATTAAGAGATCGCCTGGTGGTAAGATTACAGTTCTTatagtctatgttgatgatataattgTTACCGGGAATGATGAAGAGGAAATTTCCCGACTTAAAACAGTTCTAAGTaaagaatttgagattaaagatCTAGGAACTTTGAGGTATTTTCTTGGCATGGAGGTAGCAAGGTCAAGCAAGGGTATCTTTGTATCACAACGAAAGTATACTCTTGACTTGTTGAAGGAAACAGgaatgcttggatgcaaaccctctaatactcctatggatccatTCAACAAGATAGGCTCAAAAGAAGATATGGTTGCTGTTGACAAGGGAAGATATCAAAGACTAGTTGGAAGGTTAATCTACTTATCACACACAAGACCTGACATCAGCTTTGCAGTGAGTATGGTTAGTCAATTTATGAACAATCCCACCGAAGAACATCAAGAAGCCGTATATAGGATACTACGCTACTTAAAGATGACTCCAGGTAAAGGATTATTCTTCAAAAGAGTGGCAAGCCGTGACGTGGAGATCTTCTCAGATGCAGACTGGGCTGGTTCCTTAACAGATAGAAGGTATACTTCAGGTTATTGTACCTATGTCTGGGGCAATCTAGTTacttggaggagtaagaagcaatcggTTGTGGCACGCAGCAGTGCAGAAGCGGTAGTTCGTGCCATGGCCCATGGAATTTGTGAAGGGATATGGTTAAAAAGGCTGCTTGAAGAACTCCAGCTCGCTCCTCACGGACCTATGAAGTTGATGTGTGACAATCAAGCAGCAATCAGCATCGCAAAAAATCCAGTCCATCATGATCGAACCAAACATGTTGAGATTGATCGTCACTTCATCAAAGAGAAGATAGAGCAAAAGATCATAGAAGTGGACTACATCCCTACACGGCAACAGATTGCAGATATAATGACAAAGGCTGTTCCTAGAACCCAATTTGACATACTTCTCTCCAAGCTGGGAATGATTAATATTCATTGCCCAGGGGGAGTGTGGAATTCCGGATTTATGGATGATTGTAGGATGAAATTAGAAGATATTACAGGCTGTAATTAG